One window of the Klebsiella oxytoca genome contains the following:
- a CDS encoding sugar phosphate isomerase/epimerase family protein has protein sequence MKTGFNQATSMHCSTLEKDVQLCEAQGFDFIEFRLDKLKEYFAKNSIDDLKALLAGKRIKPHAFNALYTWDELFLEPDSIKDAQLLDDFKWGLEIAKEIGSQDFIIVPPLQRDPNGGPYNGTEQQTHENCVRILNKLGAIAEAYHVRLCFEIVGFNRSSVRSVEQAWKIIQEVNRENVGLVLDAYNLYLYEQLNDFSVIKQIDPKKIFCVHINNCDDTDGAPATQEKRCFCDAGVININNFLQNLKEVGYDGIISVEIFRPEYWQKPAEWVISSAWKTTKKVMEINRI, from the coding sequence ATGAAGACTGGTTTTAATCAGGCGACATCAATGCACTGTTCAACGCTGGAAAAAGATGTGCAGCTTTGTGAAGCTCAGGGATTTGATTTTATCGAGTTCAGACTTGATAAGCTCAAGGAGTATTTTGCGAAGAACAGTATTGATGATTTAAAAGCGCTCCTGGCGGGTAAGAGAATTAAACCCCACGCGTTCAATGCGTTGTATACCTGGGATGAGTTGTTCCTCGAACCTGACAGCATTAAAGATGCTCAGTTGCTTGACGATTTTAAATGGGGTCTTGAGATAGCCAAAGAGATTGGCTCACAGGATTTCATTATCGTTCCGCCACTACAACGCGACCCCAACGGGGGCCCCTATAACGGTACCGAGCAACAAACACATGAGAACTGCGTCAGAATTCTGAATAAGCTGGGCGCAATTGCTGAGGCCTATCATGTTCGGCTCTGCTTTGAAATTGTGGGCTTTAACCGCAGTTCAGTGCGTAGCGTAGAGCAGGCATGGAAAATCATTCAGGAGGTCAACAGAGAGAATGTCGGCCTGGTGCTGGATGCTTACAACCTGTATCTGTATGAGCAGCTGAATGATTTTTCGGTCATTAAGCAGATAGACCCTAAAAAGATATTCTGTGTGCATATTAATAATTGTGACGACACGGATGGCGCACCGGCCACGCAGGAAAAAAGATGTTTCTGCGATGCCGGAGTAATAAATATCAATAACTTTCTTCAGAATTTAAAAGAGGTGGGTTACGACGGTATTATCTCTGTGGAAATATTCAGGCCGGAATATTGGCAAAAGCCCGCAGAATGGGTTATTTCCTCGGCATGGAAAACAACTAAAAAAGTAATGGAAATTAATAGGATCTGA
- a CDS encoding Gfo/Idh/MocA family protein, translated as MALRTAIIGCGKVGHFHARGFAQLENSLFCAVFDRDIRRAEAFASEYGVRAYDDIAEMIKSEKIDVVSICTPHPVHAAVAIEAAQNGCHILVEKPLASNLKDCDAILKAAAENNVKVGTVCQRRFYRPCMRIKQAIDSGKLGRPVLGTVNMLGWRDKSYYESDPWRGTWEGEGGGVLVNQAPHQIDLLLWYMGDIEEVYGLWRNLNHPYIEVEDTAVAVIKFKNGGIGNVLVSNSQNPALYGKVHIHGENGSTVGVQTDGGAMFIAGVSSITEPPYNDIWTIPQEAEQLAQWQSEDRDFFNSQDSMYYYHQVQIDDFINSIITGKPSLIDGMAGRKTVELIEAIYRSTESGQPIKFPL; from the coding sequence ATGGCATTAAGAACAGCAATTATAGGGTGCGGAAAAGTGGGGCATTTCCATGCCAGAGGCTTTGCTCAGCTGGAAAACTCGCTATTTTGCGCCGTGTTTGACCGTGATATCAGGCGTGCGGAAGCTTTCGCCAGTGAGTATGGCGTCAGGGCATACGACGATATCGCGGAGATGATAAAAAGCGAAAAAATCGATGTAGTCAGTATCTGTACGCCGCACCCGGTTCATGCGGCGGTGGCTATTGAAGCTGCGCAGAATGGTTGTCATATCCTGGTTGAGAAACCGTTGGCCAGTAATCTGAAAGATTGCGATGCGATATTGAAAGCGGCGGCTGAAAATAACGTTAAAGTGGGAACTGTCTGCCAGCGTCGTTTTTATCGGCCATGCATGAGAATAAAGCAGGCTATAGATAGCGGTAAACTGGGGCGTCCGGTTTTAGGCACCGTAAATATGCTGGGCTGGCGCGATAAATCTTATTACGAGAGCGATCCCTGGCGTGGTACCTGGGAAGGTGAAGGTGGCGGCGTTCTGGTTAACCAGGCTCCTCATCAGATTGATCTTCTGCTCTGGTATATGGGCGACATTGAAGAAGTTTATGGTCTCTGGCGTAACCTTAATCATCCGTATATTGAAGTGGAAGATACGGCTGTCGCCGTCATTAAATTTAAAAACGGCGGTATTGGCAACGTCCTGGTGAGCAACTCACAGAATCCTGCGCTCTATGGAAAAGTGCATATTCATGGTGAAAACGGTTCAACGGTAGGTGTACAAACCGACGGGGGAGCCATGTTTATTGCCGGTGTTTCGTCAATTACCGAACCGCCCTATAACGATATCTGGACTATTCCACAGGAGGCTGAACAGCTCGCGCAGTGGCAAAGCGAAGATCGTGATTTTTTCAATAGTCAGGATTCAATGTACTACTACCATCAGGTACAGATTGACGACTTCATTAATTCCATTATCACCGGGAAACCTTCACTCATTGACGGGATGGCCGGCAGAAAAACCGTCGAGCTTATTGAAGCTATATACCGGAGTACCGAAAGCGGGCAGCCCATAAAATTTCCTTTATGA
- a CDS encoding fimbrial protein, translating into MLFKISKKNSLSVSVLSGLGFFFSVTTDAKAACIITSTPLPPVLQTYPLPISRISPNVHNNNVLLSVKKYFDSAAVKCATGTIYWTYKIENTSGTTGVFIDGSPVYKTNIEGLGVYYTNVKSNGMQVESTNAGVVLVPQVDMNLIKLNNATVSGVLDASTLPVVSFYATESSSGVFNSSAVQITKMTFSGTVSYVVPSCSAQDKDIWLGEYTTGDFTGTSATPWVDASIVLTCDTVFRNAYNNVSEFFITGNITTTTRPDNYYSVSLDSVNGFIDSSRGIMALDSGGASGLGVQISRTQSEQEWSSLAWIDENKAAANTIKIPLYARYIQTESNVTAGQANSKLLYTVQYK; encoded by the coding sequence ATGTTATTTAAAATTAGCAAAAAAAATAGCCTGTCGGTCAGTGTACTTTCGGGGCTGGGTTTCTTTTTTTCTGTTACTACGGATGCCAAAGCGGCCTGCATAATAACCAGTACGCCACTCCCGCCAGTGCTGCAAACGTATCCATTACCCATTAGCCGTATATCGCCAAACGTACATAACAATAATGTTTTATTAAGCGTGAAGAAGTACTTTGACAGCGCAGCGGTGAAATGCGCTACCGGCACTATTTACTGGACTTATAAAATTGAAAATACATCCGGTACTACCGGTGTTTTTATTGATGGTTCTCCTGTTTATAAAACCAATATTGAAGGGCTTGGAGTTTATTATACTAATGTAAAATCAAACGGTATGCAGGTTGAATCAACAAATGCCGGGGTAGTATTAGTTCCTCAAGTCGATATGAACTTGATAAAATTAAATAACGCAACGGTTAGCGGAGTTTTAGATGCATCGACGCTGCCGGTTGTGAGTTTTTACGCCACTGAATCCAGCAGCGGTGTTTTTAACAGCAGCGCGGTGCAGATTACTAAAATGACGTTCAGCGGCACCGTGAGTTATGTGGTACCCAGCTGTAGCGCACAGGATAAAGATATCTGGCTGGGCGAGTATACTACCGGCGATTTCACTGGCACTTCGGCGACGCCGTGGGTCGATGCCAGTATTGTTCTGACCTGCGATACGGTTTTCCGCAATGCCTATAACAACGTTTCAGAGTTCTTTATTACAGGCAATATTACTACTACCACCAGACCAGATAATTATTATTCGGTATCACTGGATTCCGTTAATGGCTTTATTGACAGTTCCCGAGGCATTATGGCGCTGGACAGCGGCGGCGCCTCAGGGCTTGGGGTGCAGATTTCCCGTACTCAGTCTGAACAGGAATGGTCTTCTCTGGCATGGATAGATGAAAATAAAGCGGCAGCAAATACAATTAAGATCCCGCTCTATGCGCGTTATATCCAGACTGAAAGCAACGTCACCGCGGGTCAGGCAAACAGCAAACTTCTGTATACCGTTCAGTATAAATAA
- a CDS encoding fimbria/pilus outer membrane usher protein, whose protein sequence is MQGIALPGKAALLSVSVLSALALNAAAEENAEINFDPSFLRLGKGPAPDLTRFTHGASLSPGTHRLRILFNEQPIVNQDVLYVAEGTGSTPCLTSELITQLPLRHNMLSDRAWSAEGGECNDLSALIPGATVTTDSNAQTLSIKVPQIWENRSARDTVPSALWDSGIPAALLGYSVSAYSSDNNGYSHDSLYASINGGINVSSWYLRHNGNWSRDNHGGSRYQTQNTYIQRDLPSLKGRVSFGQINTSGQLFDTLAFSGLKLESDERMEPLSRRGYAPEIRGIARTSARVAVRQNGSLIYETTVSPGAFVIDDLYPTGYGGDLHVTVYEADGSEQHFQVPFASVTQLLRPGQSRYELAIGELNNRSLPADPSLWQGTWQQGLTNWLTVYGGIQASDRYRAGQGGIGIATPAGAVSADVTHARTELANRGQGDETRSGESYRLSYSKNISETASNFSLAAYRFSTSGYMDYLTAMQTREAIFQGERADSVRRNKSRYTLTASQGLPDGWGQFYLSSSVQNYWNASGTDKQYQFGYSSNYGRFSYGVNAGRSWSAYGRSQDTLSVNLSFPLGSARRAPVARLSYDHTRHGENSVRTGINGSLGEDNRFSYGLSGTTSSQGIGSSAAASAQYQANFASLNAALGSGRNYRSVSGGVSGTLIGHSGGVTLSPYQGDTFALVEAKGAEGAGVNGYSGIQVDSRGYAAVPYLSPYQLNDIRLDPKGTASGVELDSTSQKVAPLDGAVVKVSYRARQGYPLLITVTGATPSLPFGTEVHDAAGRAVGYVGQGGQIYARVEQVSGVLTVRADGKSCRLPYALAQAKAAVLEEISLRCEYP, encoded by the coding sequence ATGCAGGGAATTGCACTGCCCGGTAAAGCGGCGCTGCTGTCCGTTTCTGTATTATCTGCCCTTGCGCTTAACGCTGCGGCTGAAGAAAACGCTGAAATTAATTTTGACCCTTCATTCCTGCGTCTGGGCAAGGGGCCTGCGCCAGATTTAACGCGTTTTACTCATGGCGCCAGCCTGTCACCCGGAACGCACCGTCTGCGGATACTGTTCAACGAACAGCCGATAGTGAACCAGGATGTCCTTTATGTCGCCGAAGGGACTGGTTCTACACCTTGTCTGACCTCTGAACTGATTACTCAGCTGCCGCTTCGCCACAATATGCTGTCTGACAGGGCGTGGAGCGCTGAGGGTGGCGAGTGTAACGATCTGTCGGCGCTAATCCCCGGGGCGACGGTAACCACGGACAGTAACGCGCAGACGCTCAGTATCAAGGTGCCGCAGATCTGGGAAAATCGCAGCGCCCGGGACACGGTTCCGTCCGCTTTGTGGGACAGCGGTATTCCCGCAGCGCTACTGGGCTATAGCGTTAGCGCATATAGCAGTGACAACAACGGCTATAGCCATGACAGTCTCTATGCCAGCATTAATGGCGGCATTAACGTTAGCAGCTGGTATCTGCGTCACAACGGCAACTGGAGCCGGGATAACCATGGCGGCAGCCGTTATCAGACGCAGAATACCTATATTCAGCGCGACCTTCCTTCTCTGAAGGGGCGTGTCTCTTTCGGCCAAATTAACACTTCGGGACAGCTTTTCGACACGCTGGCGTTTTCAGGCTTAAAGCTGGAGAGCGATGAGCGTATGGAGCCGCTCTCCCGTCGCGGCTACGCGCCGGAAATTCGCGGAATTGCCCGGACCAGCGCCCGGGTAGCTGTCCGCCAAAACGGCAGCCTGATTTATGAAACTACCGTCAGCCCTGGGGCATTTGTGATAGACGATCTCTATCCCACCGGCTATGGCGGCGATCTGCACGTAACCGTTTATGAGGCTGACGGGAGCGAACAGCATTTTCAGGTGCCATTTGCTTCCGTCACGCAGCTATTACGTCCGGGACAGTCGCGGTATGAACTGGCGATTGGCGAACTCAATAACCGCTCGCTGCCCGCCGATCCTTCACTCTGGCAGGGGACCTGGCAGCAGGGCCTAACCAACTGGCTTACGGTTTATGGCGGAATACAGGCCAGCGATCGCTATCGGGCGGGCCAGGGCGGGATCGGTATTGCGACCCCCGCAGGTGCGGTGAGCGCTGATGTAACCCATGCCCGCACGGAGTTAGCGAATCGCGGCCAGGGAGACGAGACGCGCAGCGGCGAGAGCTATCGGCTCAGCTACAGCAAAAATATCAGCGAAACGGCCAGTAATTTTTCACTGGCAGCCTACCGTTTCTCCACCAGCGGATATATGGACTATCTGACTGCGATGCAGACGCGGGAGGCGATTTTTCAGGGGGAGCGCGCTGATAGCGTCCGCCGCAACAAAAGCCGCTATACGCTGACGGCCAGTCAGGGATTGCCGGACGGGTGGGGCCAGTTTTACCTGAGTTCATCGGTACAGAACTACTGGAACGCCAGTGGTACCGACAAACAGTATCAGTTTGGCTACAGCAGCAACTATGGTCGATTCAGCTATGGGGTAAACGCTGGTCGCAGCTGGAGCGCCTATGGTCGTTCCCAGGACACCCTTTCCGTTAACCTCAGTTTCCCGTTAGGCAGCGCCCGGCGGGCTCCAGTCGCCCGACTTAGCTATGACCATACCCGTCATGGTGAGAATAGCGTGCGAACCGGTATTAATGGCTCCCTGGGCGAAGATAATCGCTTTAGCTATGGCCTGTCCGGCACGACAAGCAGCCAGGGGATAGGCAGCAGCGCGGCCGCGAGTGCTCAATATCAGGCGAATTTTGCGTCGCTCAATGCGGCGCTCGGCAGCGGGCGAAATTACCGTAGCGTGTCTGGTGGGGTAAGCGGAACCCTAATCGGCCACAGCGGTGGTGTCACGCTGAGTCCGTATCAGGGCGATACCTTCGCTCTGGTAGAGGCTAAAGGCGCCGAGGGCGCTGGCGTCAATGGCTATAGCGGCATTCAGGTTGATAGCCGGGGCTATGCGGCGGTGCCGTATCTCAGCCCCTATCAGCTGAACGATATTCGACTCGATCCTAAGGGCACCGCCAGCGGCGTGGAACTGGATAGCACCTCGCAAAAAGTCGCACCGCTTGACGGCGCGGTAGTGAAGGTCAGCTATCGGGCACGTCAGGGGTATCCGTTATTGATTACCGTGACAGGGGCAACCCCTTCGCTGCCTTTCGGTACGGAGGTCCATGATGCTGCCGGACGCGCGGTGGGGTATGTGGGCCAGGGTGGACAAATCTATGCTCGGGTGGAGCAGGTGAGTGGAGTATTAACCGTTCGTGCCGATGGAAAGTCCTGTCGACTGCCTTATGCCCTGGCGCAAGCAAAAGCGGCGGTGCTGGAAGAGATCTCTCTACGTTGTGAATATCCTTGA
- a CDS encoding molecular chaperone, which produces MDVRKLIFSPVAAACLISSLCSFQVQAGVVINGTRVIYPGNEKEITVQVSNNGQRPVLVQSWLDSGDSGATPDEITTPFILTPPINRLDAGKAQSLRISGVSTSALPQDRESLFWLNVLEIPGRPGSEMKNENYLQLAVRSRIKLFWRPAALREGAAGAPQALGWSVTEQGLKAINPTPYFISLATITVGGKTMDVDMVDPFSHRTFPHVKASRGSTVQAEWIDDYGAIRSQNFTVK; this is translated from the coding sequence ATGGATGTTAGGAAACTTATTTTCTCGCCGGTTGCGGCAGCTTGTCTTATTAGTTCATTGTGTTCTTTTCAGGTTCAGGCCGGGGTCGTTATTAATGGTACTCGTGTGATATATCCCGGCAATGAAAAAGAAATTACCGTTCAGGTTAGTAATAACGGCCAGCGCCCGGTTCTGGTTCAGAGTTGGCTGGATTCCGGCGATAGCGGGGCGACCCCGGATGAAATTACCACCCCCTTTATTTTAACGCCGCCAATCAATCGTCTTGATGCAGGCAAGGCCCAGTCTTTACGCATAAGCGGCGTGAGTACATCTGCACTGCCGCAGGATCGTGAATCTCTGTTCTGGCTTAACGTGCTGGAAATTCCCGGGCGTCCCGGCAGCGAGATGAAAAATGAAAACTATTTGCAGCTGGCGGTGCGCTCGCGCATCAAGTTGTTCTGGCGTCCCGCTGCGCTGAGAGAGGGCGCAGCCGGTGCGCCGCAGGCGCTGGGCTGGTCCGTCACGGAACAGGGGCTGAAAGCGATTAATCCAACGCCGTACTTTATTTCACTCGCGACCATCACCGTGGGAGGAAAGACCATGGATGTGGATATGGTCGACCCGTTCAGTCACCGTACTTTCCCTCACGTGAAAGCCTCCCGGGGGAGCACGGTACAGGCCGAATGGATTGATGATTACGGTGCCATTCGTTCACAGAATTTTACCGTTAAGTAG
- a CDS encoding fimbrial protein has protein sequence MSIKRVFLSAAISCALVSGGVMAAESGTVSFSGLITGATCDVNIGGAGANAAVVLPTVSANTLDGATKTNGKTRFSFELSGCTGALTQAKAFFEGGNTVDSATGRLINTDATGAENVSLQLRDGQNNSVINVGDAVQSAPSAIGYVDISSGTASLPYYVEYYAEDAAVAGTVASQVTYSLIYK, from the coding sequence ATGAGCATTAAACGCGTTTTTCTTTCTGCTGCCATTTCCTGTGCCTTAGTTTCAGGCGGCGTCATGGCGGCCGAGTCCGGTACTGTGAGCTTCAGTGGACTGATTACCGGCGCCACCTGTGATGTCAACATCGGTGGTGCTGGCGCAAATGCGGCAGTAGTGCTGCCAACCGTAAGCGCAAATACGCTTGATGGCGCCACTAAAACAAATGGTAAAACTCGTTTCAGCTTTGAGCTGAGCGGCTGTACTGGCGCATTAACTCAGGCAAAAGCTTTTTTTGAAGGTGGTAATACCGTAGATAGCGCCACCGGTCGTCTGATTAATACTGATGCTACCGGTGCAGAGAATGTTTCCCTGCAACTGCGCGATGGCCAAAATAATAGCGTGATTAATGTCGGTGATGCCGTACAGTCTGCCCCCTCTGCTATTGGATATGTTGATATCTCTTCAGGTACCGCTTCACTTCCGTACTACGTGGAATATTACGCTGAAGATGCCGCAGTAGCCGGTACCGTCGCCTCTCAGGTGACCTATAGCCTCATCTATAAGTAA